CCCAACTTGCTGTCAGACCACCTGCTGCAGGACTACCTGCTGCAAACCAACCTGTGTGACCAGCTGCTGCCAGCCTTGCTGTCGCCCTTCCTGCTGCAGCCAGCCCTGCTGCCAGACTTGCTGTCCCCCAACTTGCTGTCAGACCACCTGCTGCAGGACCACCTGTTGCAAACCAACCTGTGTGACCAGCTGCTGCCAGCCTTGCTGTCCTCCAACTTGCTGTCAAACTACTTGCTGTAGGACCACCTGCTGCAAACCAACCTGTGTGAGCAGCTGCTGCCAGCCCTGCTGCCAGCCGTCCTGCTGCTGCCAGCCGTCCTGCTGCTGCCAGCCTTGCTGTCCCCCAACTTGCTGTCAAACTACCTGCTGTAGAACCACCTGCTGCAAACCAACCTGTGTGAGCAGCTGCTGCCAGCCCTGCTGTTGCCCTTCCTGCTGCTGACAGCCCTGCTGACAGCATGTTTGAAGTACATCCTATGCAGTGCTACAGAACCTGCACCCACCTCACCTGTGGCTTCCTGTTTGGGTGTCTATCCCAGAGCTGTGTGTCCAGCTAGTACCAACTGAGCTGCCTTGCAGCCTGCCCTCAGACCACCTATGTAGGACCCACCAGCTGTTACTCTCCTTACCTATGCCCAGCTTTTGTCAACTGCTTGATTCTCAGCCACTTGTCATTTTCAAAATCAACCTTTATCATTGAACTAGTACAAACACAgctaaaaaaaattcaagagacTATGAATGTTTTGTGTCCCCATGCTTTCGGAATATATGTgaacaaataaaaccaaaatcAGAAAACATCAACCTTGTCTGTGTCTGGTAATGAAATATGAAGACTCAGCTTCATGAACTCTGTCATGGAATTAAAAATGCTTTATCATTTACCTGACTTTACTAGTACACGTTCATTTCCAAGCAATGCTGAAAATTTCTTGTCACCCTCTGCCTTATTAAATGTGGATGAAAAGCACACAAACAAACGTATTGTCTGGCtaacaatgcatgaggacccagcttCATGCCCTTGACATGGAATTAAGATATgtccatggactatgagctcagactgacagagactcagaggtcacaaagccttctgtgctaaatatgaatatacatgcgccctaggtcagattgagagggcaaacagttaatggtaatttatactttgctttaaaaaaattttatttataaagaggaaacactgacgaaaACCATAGGAcatagaggggtacagctccacacaattcccatcaccagatctctctatcccctctcctcccctgatagctttcctactctttatccctctgggagtatggacccagggtcattatgggatgcaaaaagtggacggtctggcttaggtaattgcttccccagtgaacatgggcattcacagctCGATGTTTGAGaggtactctctgtcctaatccagctttctggttgtaTACTCAACTCTGACACTCTCTTCCcaataatacttttagtccacctgcatgttagctatcagcaggctcaggcagaaattactaaagtcctgggccaTTTGGAACATACAagaatagaattcctagcttctttgcTCTTGACAACCCAGGATTCCATCTTCTCTATtcatacctttgggttcctgtttattaaacaatttgtcctgctttatatcttactgccttgcaGTCatgaagttgcagatgttactgtgattccaccctgactgtGCTGtgctgaagacctcaccaatgtgtcctgaagtctcacctcttcagagtcctactccactagggaaagataaaagcaagttgggggtatggatccacctgtcaatggccatgtccaacagagaagcaattacagaaattaaAGACTTTTGGTAGAAAGCCAAactttctaccttctacacccataaagaattttgatccatactcccagagggacaaagaatagggaagtgtgtccagtggaggggatggtcatggaactcttgtggtgggaccTCTATGGAAtcatagccctgttatcttacagtcttgtcaattattattaaattactaattcaaaattaaaaaaataactgtgtTTGTTCCTACGTTACGATATGCACTTATCTCTCTAATAAACTCAGAATAGTAAATCTTCATAGAATTTCAGACATAAAAGACAACCTTTATATTTTTCAGACTAATATAATATTCTCATAGAAATGTGGGGTTTTTTGTAATTCATAAATTTGCTGTAGACAATGTTGCTCTATTCATTGCAGATAATAAACGAAGCAACTTGGATATAATGTTCTCCTTGAAATACTGCTGACATAGTTTCAGTATAGGATGCTtgtgaagtttttgtttttttttaactgatgagTGTGGTTGCTTCTCAAGTACATACTGATTAATATCAGGGGATGGGAGAAACGTAAATATAAGGGGACATATCAAGGTCAAATGGGGCTAGTCTGGGTAATGTTTACAAATCTGTGAACAGTTTAACACTTCTCCCAAATATGTGTTAGTACAATTTACCAGCTACCGGAGTATCATCTCCTCCATTAGACTCGTCTCCCCTCCACTCATAGCAACCTGAGATCTCCAACACATGCCAAAGGTTTAAATATATTTCACCCTATATACAAGCACTCAGCTTATTCATTGACCTGAAGGGTATCTTCTTCACTTCCATCCAGGTTTTACAACAGGCAGGACTACATCTTTCTTAAAGTTGAGTTTTCTGAAAACAACTAcctacagaaaaacagaaagtttCCTATTAACTGTGAATAGCCAAGTATTCTGTTCTTTATAGAGAATACACAAAGATAGCCACTGCATCACTCTAGTTAACATTATACAGTGGTAGCCAGCAGCAGAATATAAAAAAGCTGAAAAAAGAGGCTCCCATAAAATAAACATAGCATCAACACAAACacgcatgcatacacacacacatacacacacacacagacacacacagacagacagacacacacacacacacacacatacatacagacCATGGTTGTGCTTGTAAATTGTCAATTAAGATATATGGATAAAGTGATAGAATATAAGGAGTTTGCATATGGCATCTACATACATAATGTCTGGCTTTCTATACTCTGATTCAGTTAGAAATTTAAACTATGGAATATATAgttgcataaaaataaattatttggggagtcgggttaagtgcagttggcgcaaagtgcaaggagcagcataaggatcccacttctagaccccggctccctacctgcaggggagtcgcttcacaggccgtgaagcaagtCACAGGTGTCTGTTtcacccccctctttcttcctctcctctcttcatttctctctgtcctatctaaaaacgacagcaataacgacaacaacaataaacagcaaggacaacaaaagggaaaattaaaaaatgaatgtaaaaaataaaaaataataatttggggtgttgttttctccgggctggcttcacgggtgggaaacagatgaccagaaactcgtggctgagctgagaacacagttcaatctttcttcacgagcaggcaaacaacctagtcaccacacaatgtgctcctccatctttctgccctggtggcaagtcaggaactcaggaagtccttagggtagggggcagggagaagggagaagcacaaaactagcaagggctaaaccaaatctcctggaggcaggggagtgagaccaaagcaacgtaacagaaaagaccatgtaaatagaccacaatgtcaagcactgtaacagaagcagaactagatcccagaagcagaagtagaagcataccaacattggggggggggggaataagctAAGGTTGACAGATCtccaaagaacagaaaaaaatcttGATCAACCGATGAAAAAGTCTTTTCCTAATGTTTCTCTAAagaaatgattatatatatattaccaaatGATCTGTACAAACCTCTTCATAACAATACAAGCTTGAATAATTTTAGGGGGAGACAGCAGTACGGCTGGTTGAGCATAGACATTATTAAGCCCatggacccagatttaagcccctggtctccttctacagggggaagctttacaaatcaTAGAGCAGGGCTtcagttgtttttgtttctctctccttctagacTCAacataaaaaattgaaataaattaataaacattcAAAAATAACTTTAAGCTATAAACAATCTATAAGTGATCAAAGGAACACTAAAAGTAATGTGCATAAAATTCTTTCGGTGAAAGATTACATGACATGTGTAAGAGAAATAATAATCATAGTAAAGAATCTTATATTCATTATCTAGATAAAACCAATTTCATATTTTACAAAAATACAAAGCAGTCAGGGAAAtatcctggatagtgtgctgctgtgtCATGTACATAACCCAGAttccagactggtctccacaacactgaaggaagctttggcgctaTGCCTCTTATattttctgttctctctgtctctatctgaaaaaaaaaaaaagaagagaagagaaggagggaggagaggaagaggaggaacaggagCAGGAGCAAGAGAAGAAGAAtacagcaggggagagagaataatagtcatgaaaaagactttcatgcctgtggctcatgGCTTCCAGACTCTACCCTTCCACCAACACAAGCCAAAGCTCAGCTGTGCTGTGGTAGAAGAGAAACcaacaagaaaaagagaaaaaggccaAAGAGAAATGTCAAAGCTGACCTAAAAGGTTACCAGGCAATAGCGTGATTAGTTATTTGTGGAGATGAGGCAAAATTTGAGCGAGTGGTGTTAATTTCTACATTAAGAAAATAGTGGGTGGATTCCGGAAGAtgacggactgagaagctgctagtggcttgagctctgacaacatctactggaacaccgccaggttccatatgccatcaggatgccggccagacgcCCCTAGacaaaagaccccaccaatgtatcctggagctctgcttccccagggacccaccctatctagggaaagagagaggcagactgggagtatggataggccagtcaatgtccatgttcagtggggaagcagttacagaagccagaccttccaccttctgcaacccacaatgaccctgggtccatgacccagaaggatagagaatgggaaagctatcagtggaggagatggcatatggagattgggaggtgggaattgtgtggagtagtacccctcctatcctatggttttgttaatttatcctttcttaaataaaaaataaattgaaaaaaggaaaatagtggAATAGATGTAACCATTTGAAATAGCTTTtttcataacaaataaaaatattttttatctatttacagCACTGGAGCACTGTTAAGCTATGGTTTGTAAAGGTGCTAGAGATTAAACCTTgcacctttggggcctcaggcttgaaagccttTTTGTGTAACAATtatgcaaacaaataaatatgtaaaatggcCAGTAATCAGAGACTGAGAGCCCTGAATGtagagtaaatatttaaaatgcaagCAACCAGGCTGTCCTACTCTTTCAAACACAGTCATCCCTTGCCATTTCATGCTTCGACTTTCGAGACTTCACTCGATCGGGGATTTTTCCAAATAcattcattaaaaagttgatcgAGACAGTGAAAATCATACAACGCATGCTTGGTTGTCTAGGGAAATTTTACACCTCTGAATTACAACTGAAATTACAATGTTTGTACGTATGGACTGTAGGGCTATGTACTCGAGCACCACCTCAAATAGTTCAGCATCAGGTGCAATCTCTTGAACACTGATAGTATATGTTTGAAATTGGGTGAGGTGAAACTAAATGAGTCATAGCGTGTTTCTCTCATACATGCTTCTACATCGCTATGCATCAGAAAGTACTGCATAttggataaaacaaacaaacaaacaaacaaaaatccagacTGAAAATTATGTGGCAGCAGCAAGAGGAGTGGCAGCAAGGCTGGCAACAGGGTTGCCAACAGCTGGCCACACAGGTTGGTTTGCAGCAAGTGGTCTGACAGCAAGTGGCCTGGCACAAATGGGCATAGGTAAGAACAATAGGTGGTCCTATATAGGTGGCCTGTGAGCAAGCTGGGAGGCAGCtcagatatctatctatctatctatctatctatctatctatctatgtatatatatgtatgtatgtatatgtatatgtataaaacttatatatatttacagaacaCTACTTATGCTTCTGCCCATTGTTTTTAGTTCTTTTTGTCATTGGATGGGTTTAAGGCCAATATTCTCCTCCATGTGACTTGGATACACTTGGGACTAATAGTTTAGGCAGCTACAgtaagaggcacctgcagcacttgatTTGGACTTATGTCAACAGTCAAACAGCATAAGTTCAGTTCACTCTGTGTACACAGAATCACTATCCCATAGATTACTTCTTATTCGAAAGAAACAAAGTTGAGGAGAAACATATTCTGATCTCATGAGGCCACCAGGAACCATGCATCACATGACCACACATTGATCAAAGCAGGAGCAGTGCTGATGCTGTGACTTCTgtatgtttgaaaaaaaaagtttctatgaTTTAGTTTCAATTTAAAAACACATCAATCACTTGTTTCTGAAGATTCATTACATTTAGAGAACAACTTCCTTATTTACAATTCTGAGTGACTATGGAAAACAGTCCAATCCACAATAAGGAAACTCCTGCTTATTGGTCAACACTTGGGGGTCTTATGTATAAAAGCCCTGGAAGAGCAGAAGTCATCAACATCTGGGAAACTCACCTGTGAACAGAGTCCACACAccatccacccaccaccacctctgACACCATGTGCCAATCTTGCTGCTCCCCTTGCTGCCAGCCCAGCTGTTGTGGGTCCAGCTGCTGCCAGCCTTGCTGTTGCCCAACTTGCTGTCAGACCACCTGCTGCAGGACCACCTGCTGCAAACCAACCTGTGTGACCAGCTGCTGCCAGCCTTGCTGTCGCCCTTCCTGCTGCATCCAGCCCTGCTGCCAGACTTGCTGTCCCCCAACTTGCTGTCAGACCACCTGCTGCAGGACCACCTGTTGCAAACCAACCTGTGTGACCAGCTGCTGCCAGCCTTGCTGTCCTCCAACTTGCTGTCAAACTACCTGCTGTAGGACCACCTGCTGCAAACCAACCTGTGTGACCAGCTGCTGCCAACCCTGCTGCCAGCCGTCCTGCTGTTGCCAGCCGTACTGCTGCTGCCAGCCTTGCTGTCCCCCAACTTGCTGTCAAACTACCTGCTGTAGAACCACCTGCTGCAAACCAACCTGTGTGAGCAGCTGCTGCCAGCCCTGCTGTTGCCCTTCCTGCTGCTGACAGCCCTGCTGACAGCATGTTTGAAGTACATCCTATGCAGTGCTACAGAACCTGCACCCACCTCACCTGTGGCTTCCTGTTTGGGTGTCTATCCCAGAGCTGTGTCCAGCTAGTACCAACTGAGCTGCCTTGCAGCCTGCCCTCAGACCACCTATGTAGGACCCACCAGCTGTTACTCTCCTTACCTATGCCCAGCTTTTGTCAACTGCTTAATTCTTAGCCACTTGTCATTTTCAAAAATCATCGTTTATCATTGAACTAGTACAAACACAgctaaaaaaaattcaagagacTATGAATGTTTTGAGTCCCCATGCTTTTGGAATATCTGTgaacaaataaaaccaaaatcAGAAAACATCAACCTTGTCTGTGTCTGGTAATGAAATATGAAGACTCAGCTTCATGAACTCTGTCATGGAATTAAAAATGCTTTATCATTTACCTGACTTTACTAGTACACGTTCATTTCCAAGCAATGCTGAAAATTTCTTGTCACCCTCTGCCCTATTAAATGTGGATGAAAAGCACACAAACATAAACGTATTGTCTGGCtaactatgcatgaggacccagcttCATGCCCTTGACATGGAATTAAGATAtgtccatggactgtgagctcagactgacagagactcagaggtcacaaagccttctgtgctaaatatgaatatacatgcgccctaggtcagattgagagggcaaacagttaatggtaatttatactttgctttaaaaaaattttatttataaagaggaaacactgacgaaaACCATAGGAcatagaggggtacagctccacacaattcccatcaccagatctctctatcccctctcctcccctgatagctttcctactctttatccctctgggagtatggacccagggtcattatgggatgcaaaaagtggacggtctggcttaggtaattgcttccccagtgaacatgggcattcacagctCGATGTTTGAGaggtactctctgtcctaatccagctttctggttgtaTACTCAACTCTGACACTCTCTTCCcaataatacttttagtccacctgcatgttagctatcagcaggctcaggcagaaattactaaagtcctgggccaTTTGGAACATACAagaatagaattcctagcttctttgcTCTTGACAACCCAGGATTCCATCTTCTCTATtcatacctttgggttcctgtttattaaacaatttgtcctgctttatatcttactgccttgcaGTCatgaagttgcagatgttactgtgattccaccctgactgtGCTGtgctgaagacctcaccaatgtgtcctgaagtctcacctcttcagagttctactccactagggaaagataaaagcaagttgggggtatggatccacctgtcaatggccatgtccaacagagaagcaattacagaaattaaAGACTTTTGGTAGAAAG
Above is a window of Erinaceus europaeus chromosome 12, mEriEur2.1, whole genome shotgun sequence DNA encoding:
- the LOC132541936 gene encoding keratin-associated protein 9-1-like produces the protein MCQSCCSPCCQPSCCGSSCCQPCCCPTCCQTTCCRTTCCKPTCVTSCCQPCCRPSCCSQPCCQTCCPPTCCQTTCCRTTCCKPTCVTSCCQPCCPPTCCQTTCCRTTCCKPTCVSSCCQPCCQPSCCCQPSCCCQPCCPPTCCQTTCCRTTCCKPTCVSSCCQPCCCPSCC
- the LOC132541937 gene encoding keratin-associated protein 9-1-like — translated: MCQSCCSPCCQPSCCGSSCCQPCCCPTCCQTTCCRTTCCKPTCVTSCCQPCCRPSCCIQPCCQTCCPPTCCQTTCCRTTCCKPTCVTSCCQPCCPPTCCQTTCCRTTCCKPTCVTSCCQPCCQPSCCCQPYCCCQPCCPPTCCQTTCCRTTCCKPTCVSSCCQPCCCPSCC